The Aggregatilinea lenta genome includes a region encoding these proteins:
- the uxaC gene encoding glucuronate isomerase has translation MTAASQDYLPDDRYFGPDARQKDIALGLYTQVRDLPLICPHGHVEPRLFSDPDASFGSPSEFFIIPDHYVFRMLYSRGVSLEALGVPRIDGGPTEQDHRKIWQIFAEHFYLFRGTPTSQWLKQEFHDLFGINEPLTGDNAQAIYDQIDARLKSPEFSPRPLFEQFNIEILCTTDAATDTLEHHRALRDSGWRGDIRPTFRPDAVVNLGSPGWRAQIDLLSNVSSIAVTDYAHFIQALEQRRAFFKDMGAQATDHAAQTAQTARLSDREADAIFQRALRGEDTDEDAARFTAHMLMEMARMSAEDGLVMQIHIGSLRDHNRDVAARFGRDKGADIPLHTTFTRELQPLLNTYGTDPRFRLVIFTLDESTYSRELAPLAGHYPALRIGPPWWFFDSLNGMEYYFERIVETAGLYNTAGFNDDTRAFPSIPARHDLWRRASVNWIAGLVARGIVTRADAEAMAHATAYGLAKATYRFANSE, from the coding sequence ATGACCGCCGCTTCTCAAGACTATTTGCCCGACGACCGCTACTTCGGCCCCGACGCGCGCCAGAAGGACATCGCGCTGGGCCTGTACACGCAGGTGCGCGACCTGCCGCTGATCTGCCCGCACGGGCACGTCGAGCCACGCCTGTTTTCCGACCCCGACGCGAGCTTCGGATCGCCGTCGGAGTTCTTCATCATCCCCGACCACTACGTGTTCCGCATGTTGTACTCGCGCGGCGTCTCGCTGGAAGCGCTCGGCGTGCCGCGTATCGACGGCGGCCCCACCGAGCAGGATCACCGCAAGATCTGGCAGATCTTCGCGGAGCACTTTTACCTGTTCCGGGGCACGCCGACCAGCCAGTGGCTCAAGCAGGAATTTCACGACCTGTTCGGCATCAACGAGCCGCTGACCGGCGACAACGCGCAGGCGATTTACGACCAGATCGACGCGCGGCTGAAGTCGCCGGAGTTCAGCCCGCGTCCGCTATTCGAGCAGTTCAATATCGAGATCCTGTGCACCACCGACGCCGCGACCGACACGTTGGAGCACCACCGCGCGCTCCGTGACTCCGGCTGGCGCGGCGACATCCGGCCCACCTTCCGCCCCGACGCCGTGGTGAACCTGGGCAGCCCCGGCTGGCGCGCGCAGATCGATCTGCTGAGCAACGTCAGCAGCATCGCCGTCACAGATTACGCGCACTTCATCCAGGCGTTGGAACAGCGTCGCGCTTTCTTCAAGGACATGGGCGCGCAGGCGACGGATCACGCCGCGCAGACGGCACAGACGGCGCGCCTTTCCGACCGGGAAGCCGACGCGATCTTCCAGCGCGCGCTGCGCGGCGAGGATACGGACGAGGATGCGGCGCGCTTCACGGCGCACATGCTGATGGAGATGGCGCGCATGAGCGCCGAGGACGGGCTGGTGATGCAGATCCACATCGGCTCGCTGCGCGACCACAACCGCGACGTGGCGGCACGGTTTGGGCGCGACAAGGGCGCGGACATCCCGCTGCACACTACGTTTACCCGTGAGCTTCAGCCGCTGCTGAATACCTACGGCACCGATCCGCGCTTCCGGCTGGTGATCTTCACGCTGGACGAATCGACCTACTCGCGCGAGCTGGCCCCGCTGGCCGGGCACTACCCCGCGCTGCGCATCGGGCCGCCGTGGTGGTTCTTCGACAGCCTGAATGGCATGGAATACTACTTCGAGCGCATTGTAGAAACGGCGGGGCTGTACAACACGGCGGGCTTCAACGACGACACGCGTGCCTTCCCCTCGATCCCGGCGCGGCATGACTTGTGGCGGCGGGCCAGCGTCAACTGGATCGCGGGGCTGGTCGCGCGCGGCATCGTCACCCGCGCGGACGCCGAAGCCATGGCTCACGCTACTGCCTACGGGCTGGCGAAAGCGACGTACCGCTTCGCAAACAGCGAATAG
- a CDS encoding ABC transporter ATP-binding protein — protein MPASTNLLPTGHARIDHMEMHGIVKRFPGVLATDHVDFDVRAGEVHALLGENGAGKSTLMKILYGLYQPDAGEIRLDGQPVAVHSPSDAIARGIGMIHQHFMLVPSLTVTENVALGLKSSRGLLLDLDRVAARIRELAETYGLQVDPDRPVWQLAVGQQQRVEIMKALYRGAALLILDEPTAVLTPQEVDDLFVTLRQMARDGHALIFISHKLHEVLSISNRVTVLRDGRFIGSVPTSEATKQSLARMMVGRDVVLEYERHEAAQGEVRLKLENLEALRDEGTPALRGVSIEVRSGEILGLAGVSGNGQRELAQTIFGLRPASAGRVLLDGHDVLGKHVNVLNARGLSYIPEERMLDGVITDFTVAENMVLQDHGQKPFATSIFLNGRAIGRTCGELIKSFDIKTPSGDTPIKSLSGGNIQKVILARELRRNPRVLIAAQPTRGVDIGATEYIHRCLLDERAKGTATMLISEDLDEILALADRIAVIYEGEIVGVVDRAGADVETLGLMMAGVRPEGHPAAAG, from the coding sequence ATGCCTGCCTCAACGAACCTTCTTCCAACGGGCCATGCCCGCATCGACCACATGGAGATGCATGGGATCGTCAAGCGCTTCCCCGGCGTGCTGGCGACGGATCATGTCGATTTCGACGTGCGGGCGGGCGAGGTCCACGCGCTGCTGGGCGAAAACGGGGCGGGCAAAAGTACCTTAATGAAGATCCTTTACGGGCTGTACCAGCCGGACGCGGGCGAAATCCGTCTGGATGGGCAGCCAGTCGCGGTGCACTCTCCATCCGACGCCATCGCACGCGGGATCGGCATGATCCACCAGCACTTTATGCTGGTCCCCTCGCTGACCGTGACCGAAAACGTGGCGCTGGGCTTGAAGTCGTCGCGCGGGCTGCTGCTGGATCTGGATCGGGTGGCGGCGCGCATCCGCGAGCTGGCGGAGACGTACGGCCTCCAGGTCGATCCCGACCGCCCGGTGTGGCAGTTGGCCGTGGGCCAGCAGCAGCGCGTCGAGATCATGAAAGCGCTCTATCGTGGCGCGGCGCTGCTGATTCTGGACGAGCCGACCGCCGTGCTGACTCCGCAGGAAGTGGACGACTTGTTCGTCACGCTGCGGCAGATGGCGCGCGACGGCCACGCGCTGATCTTCATCTCTCATAAGCTGCATGAGGTACTGTCGATCAGCAACCGCGTGACCGTGCTGCGCGATGGCCGCTTCATCGGATCGGTCCCGACGTCGGAGGCGACCAAGCAGTCGCTGGCGCGCATGATGGTCGGGCGCGACGTGGTGCTGGAATACGAGCGTCACGAAGCGGCGCAGGGCGAAGTACGGCTAAAGCTTGAGAACCTCGAAGCGCTGCGCGACGAAGGCACGCCCGCGCTGCGCGGCGTCTCGATCGAAGTCCGTTCCGGGGAGATCCTGGGATTGGCGGGTGTGTCGGGCAATGGCCAGCGCGAGCTGGCGCAGACGATCTTCGGGCTGCGGCCCGCGTCCGCCGGACGCGTGCTGCTCGATGGGCACGACGTGCTGGGCAAGCACGTCAACGTGCTCAACGCCAGGGGGCTGTCGTATATCCCCGAAGAGCGCATGCTCGATGGCGTGATCACCGACTTCACCGTGGCCGAGAATATGGTCTTGCAGGATCACGGCCAGAAGCCCTTCGCGACGAGCATTTTTCTGAACGGGCGCGCTATCGGGCGGACGTGCGGCGAGCTGATCAAGAGCTTCGACATCAAGACGCCCAGCGGTGACACGCCGATCAAGAGCCTGTCCGGCGGCAACATCCAGAAGGTGATCCTGGCGCGCGAGCTGCGGCGCAACCCGCGCGTGCTGATTGCCGCCCAGCCGACGCGCGGTGTGGACATCGGCGCAACGGAGTACATCCACCGCTGCCTGCTGGACGAGCGCGCGAAGGGCACCGCGACGATGCTGATCTCTGAGGACCTGGACGAGATCCTGGCGCTCGCGGATCGCATCGCGGTGATTTACGAAGGCGAGATCGTCGGCGTAGTGGACCGCGCCGGCGCGGACGTGGAGACGCTGGGCCTGATGATGGCGGGCGTCCGTCCTGAGGGCCACCCTGCGGCAGCGGGGTAA
- a CDS encoding molybdopterin-dependent oxidoreductase, with amino-acid sequence MSRLTLTVNDKPYDLDVLESRTLAQLLRLDLGLTGTKIGCEEAECGICTVLVDGVPVDSCLYPAFKAQGAEILTIEGLKQNGDLHPLQQAFVDHGAVQCGFCTPGLIMTSYALIKDNPDPSDHDIKVALKDTLCRCTGYTSVISAIHSAASDLRGAGAIPWKQVKTVEPLKVVGRSVPPQEVVSKVTGAAKFTDDYVFPGMLFARTLRAAYPHARILSIDTSKAKALPGVHAVLTHEDIPGENIHGLVYSDWPVLAADKVRYMGDPVAIVAADNADIAAEALALIEVEYEPLPVVADPEYANTPEAPHVHEEWEGGNLLKHIKVRHGDVEQGFNEADVVVEREYRTPTIEHAFMEPECAIGVPAGFDDEHTKLTIYVGSQIPYDDRRQAARALNLPEDQIRVRGTLIGGGFGGKEDIAGQIHAGMLAMATGCPVKMLYTRQESLLFHPKRHATIIRIKTGAKRDGTLVAVQAELYGDGGAYASLSDKVMTRATTHATGPYVMPNAKIDCYVMYTNNPPSGAFRGFGVTQSAFAVEQNMDLVAEAIGMDPLEFRRKNAQKVGVTTATGQLLRESVGLLETIDRVNQDMRGGDPASFQWSWREGNKAYGWGVASAYKNTGLGGGANDAAAAEVEIYENSIAEVRTSSADMGQGLSAVLAQVAAEELGMPVEHVRVLLSDTDLTPDGGPTTASRQTYVSGNAARHAAATMRDALRSVAAERLSVAPSDLRFEDGCIRYNGSGVEIGQVAAWMREQGQEAKVRFQYAAPKTQPLGTGGDMHFAFSYATQAALIEVDMETGAVKVLKVIAANDVGRAINPRMLEGQVEGGIAMGMGNCLTEEYIVEAGVPWSTLLARYKMPSIKHTPEIVSHMVEHPTADGPFGAKGVGEITSINTTPAIANAVYNATGVRVFSIPVDQDALLRAIKRGQPEVHTTWHDVK; translated from the coding sequence ATGAGCCGACTGACGCTGACTGTAAACGACAAACCTTATGATCTTGACGTGCTGGAGTCGCGCACCCTGGCCCAACTGCTGCGCCTCGATCTCGGCCTGACCGGGACGAAGATCGGTTGCGAAGAGGCCGAATGTGGCATCTGCACCGTCCTGGTGGACGGTGTGCCAGTCGATTCGTGCCTGTACCCGGCGTTCAAGGCGCAGGGCGCGGAGATTCTGACGATTGAGGGCTTGAAGCAGAACGGCGACCTGCACCCGCTGCAGCAGGCGTTCGTGGATCACGGCGCGGTGCAGTGCGGCTTCTGTACGCCCGGCCTGATCATGACCTCCTACGCGCTGATCAAGGACAACCCCGACCCCAGCGATCACGACATCAAGGTGGCGCTCAAGGATACGCTGTGCCGCTGTACGGGCTACACCAGCGTGATCAGCGCCATTCACTCCGCCGCCAGCGACCTGCGCGGCGCGGGCGCGATCCCCTGGAAGCAGGTGAAGACGGTCGAGCCGCTCAAGGTGGTGGGGCGCTCCGTGCCGCCACAGGAAGTTGTCTCAAAGGTGACGGGCGCGGCCAAGTTCACTGATGACTACGTGTTTCCCGGCATGCTGTTCGCGCGGACGCTGCGCGCGGCCTATCCGCACGCGCGCATTTTGTCGATCGACACGAGCAAGGCGAAGGCGCTGCCCGGCGTGCATGCCGTGCTGACGCACGAAGACATCCCCGGCGAGAACATTCATGGTCTGGTCTATTCCGACTGGCCGGTGCTAGCCGCCGACAAGGTGCGCTACATGGGCGACCCCGTGGCAATCGTCGCGGCGGACAACGCCGACATTGCCGCCGAAGCGCTGGCGCTGATCGAAGTCGAGTACGAGCCGCTGCCGGTAGTGGCCGATCCTGAATATGCCAACACGCCCGAAGCGCCGCACGTCCACGAGGAATGGGAAGGCGGCAACCTGCTGAAGCACATCAAGGTGCGCCACGGCGACGTGGAGCAGGGCTTCAACGAGGCAGACGTGGTCGTCGAGCGCGAATATCGCACGCCGACCATCGAGCACGCCTTCATGGAGCCGGAATGCGCGATTGGCGTCCCAGCGGGCTTCGACGACGAGCACACCAAGCTGACGATCTACGTGGGATCGCAGATCCCCTACGACGACCGCCGCCAGGCGGCGCGCGCGCTCAACCTGCCGGAAGACCAGATCCGCGTGCGCGGCACGTTGATCGGCGGTGGGTTCGGCGGCAAGGAAGACATCGCGGGCCAGATCCACGCCGGTATGCTGGCGATGGCGACAGGCTGCCCGGTCAAGATGCTCTATACGCGGCAGGAATCGCTGTTGTTCCACCCCAAGCGCCATGCGACGATCATCCGCATCAAGACCGGGGCCAAGCGCGACGGCACGCTGGTGGCGGTCCAGGCCGAGCTGTACGGCGACGGCGGCGCGTATGCCAGCCTATCCGACAAGGTCATGACGCGCGCCACGACGCACGCTACCGGCCCGTACGTGATGCCCAATGCCAAGATCGACTGCTACGTGATGTACACCAACAACCCGCCGTCGGGCGCGTTCCGTGGCTTCGGCGTGACGCAGTCGGCGTTCGCCGTCGAGCAGAACATGGATCTCGTCGCGGAAGCGATCGGCATGGACCCGCTGGAGTTCCGGCGCAAGAACGCGCAGAAGGTCGGCGTGACGACCGCGACCGGCCAACTCCTGCGCGAGAGTGTTGGCCTGCTGGAGACGATCGATCGTGTCAACCAGGATATGCGCGGCGGCGACCCGGCGAGCTTCCAGTGGAGCTGGCGCGAAGGCAATAAGGCGTATGGCTGGGGTGTCGCCAGCGCGTACAAGAACACCGGTCTGGGCGGTGGCGCGAACGACGCAGCGGCGGCAGAAGTCGAGATCTACGAGAACTCGATTGCCGAGGTGCGCACCTCGTCCGCCGACATGGGGCAGGGCCTCAGCGCCGTGCTGGCGCAGGTAGCCGCGGAAGAACTCGGCATGCCCGTCGAACACGTGCGCGTGCTGCTCTCCGACACGGACCTGACGCCGGATGGCGGCCCAACTACCGCCTCACGCCAGACCTACGTCAGCGGCAACGCGGCGCGGCACGCGGCGGCGACCATGCGCGACGCGTTGCGGTCGGTGGCGGCGGAGCGCCTGAGCGTCGCGCCGTCCGACCTGCGCTTCGAGGACGGCTGTATCCGCTATAACGGCTCCGGCGTGGAGATCGGGCAGGTGGCGGCGTGGATGCGCGAGCAGGGCCAGGAGGCGAAGGTGCGCTTCCAGTATGCCGCGCCCAAGACGCAGCCGCTTGGTACGGGCGGCGACATGCACTTCGCGTTCTCCTATGCGACACAGGCTGCGCTGATCGAAGTGGATATGGAAACCGGCGCGGTGAAGGTGCTCAAGGTCATCGCGGCCAACGATGTGGGCCGGGCGATCAACCCGCGTATGCTCGAAGGACAGGTCGAGGGCGGCATTGCGATGGGCATGGGCAACTGCCTGACGGAAGAGTACATCGTCGAGGCGGGCGTGCCGTGGAGCACGCTGCTGGCCCGCTACAAGATGCCCAGCATCAAGCACACGCCGGAGATCGTCTCGCACATGGTCGAGCATCCCACCGCCGACGGGCCGTTCGGCGCGAAGGGCGTCGGGGAGATCACGTCGATCAACACCACGCCCGCCATTGCCAACGCGGTCTACAACGCGACGGGCGTGCGCGTCTTCAGTATCCCGGTGGACCAGGACGCGCTGCTGCGCGCGATCAAGCGCGGCCAGCCGGAAGTGCACACGACATGGCACGACGTGAAGTAG
- a CDS encoding S1C family serine protease: MPGVLQELSDAMANAAETVGQSIVRVEGRKRLAGTGVVWSADGVIVTAHHVVHKESGIEIGLPDGSIASASLVGRDPSTDLAVLRAETGNFAAPTWGEIDGVKVGQLVLALGRPGKFVQATLGVVSALGQGWRTPPGGQIDRYLQTDVLMYPGFSGGPLVSAGGEVIGLNSSALLRGVSVAVPVPTVRRVVESLLQHGHVRRGYLGVAAQPVRLPEALQEQLGQETGVLLVSVETGGAADQGGLALGDTIVALDGQPVRHMDDLLSLLTAERIGVSVPVQIVRGGQVQEMQIAVGEHA, translated from the coding sequence ATGCCTGGTGTATTGCAAGAGTTGTCGGATGCGATGGCGAATGCTGCCGAGACGGTCGGCCAGAGCATCGTGCGCGTCGAGGGACGTAAGCGGCTGGCAGGGACCGGCGTCGTGTGGTCGGCGGACGGCGTGATCGTCACGGCACATCACGTCGTGCACAAAGAAAGCGGCATCGAGATCGGCCTGCCCGATGGCTCGATCGCGTCCGCGTCGCTGGTGGGGCGCGACCCGTCCACGGACCTGGCCGTGCTTCGCGCCGAGACGGGGAACTTCGCCGCGCCCACGTGGGGCGAGATCGACGGCGTGAAGGTCGGCCAACTGGTGCTGGCGTTGGGCCGCCCAGGCAAGTTCGTGCAGGCGACGCTTGGCGTGGTGAGTGCGCTCGGCCAGGGTTGGCGCACGCCGCCCGGCGGCCAGATCGACCGCTACCTGCAAACCGACGTGCTGATGTATCCCGGCTTTTCCGGCGGGCCGCTGGTTAGCGCCGGTGGTGAGGTGATCGGCCTGAACAGCTCAGCGCTGCTGCGCGGCGTCAGCGTGGCGGTTCCTGTGCCGACCGTGCGGCGTGTCGTAGAGTCGCTGCTCCAGCACGGGCATGTACGGCGCGGCTACCTGGGCGTCGCGGCGCAGCCAGTGCGCCTGCCGGAAGCGCTTCAGGAACAGTTGGGGCAGGAGACGGGCGTGCTGCTAGTCTCGGTCGAGACGGGCGGCGCGGCGGATCAGGGAGGGTTGGCGCTGGGCGACACCATCGTCGCGCTGGACGGCCAGCCGGTGCGCCACATGGACGACCTGCTGAGTCTGCTGACAGCCGAGCGCATCGGGGTCAGTGTGCCCGTGCAGATCGTGCGCGGCGGGCAGGTGCAGGAGATGCAGATCGCGGTCGGCGAGCACGCCTGA
- a CDS encoding LacI family DNA-binding transcriptional regulator, with the protein MPAKMQDVARLAGVSTATVSRALNTPELVSAETHQRVMAAIHELDYKINLAARNLRTNRTGTLAIVIPTIADPVINRAVEAVEDAAIEHGMTLLMCSTRGEAAREQAYIRLLTQQTVVDGVLYISPRAAPEDVRRLAHGAAPLVLCNYVMDDARTPSVLVDHVSSIYQATRHLLALGHRRIALLSLDAPYYTPARMRREGFERAFAEVDAAPDPALIAEIHQPTYANDEWQATIRDLLDRDNPPTAVVAFNDEVALQVYAVCRARGIRIPQDLSVTGCDDSVSGRYVDPPLTTVRVPAYELGQVAVRHLLRRIEQPRARLPRTTLLDVVLVTRGSCAPPHVNL; encoded by the coding sequence ATGCCCGCCAAAATGCAAGACGTCGCCCGGCTGGCCGGGGTCTCCACGGCCACCGTTTCCCGCGCGCTCAACACGCCCGAATTAGTCAGTGCGGAGACGCACCAGCGCGTGATGGCGGCCATCCACGAGCTTGACTACAAGATCAACCTGGCGGCACGCAACCTGCGCACCAACCGCACCGGCACCCTCGCGATCGTGATCCCCACCATCGCCGATCCGGTCATTAATCGCGCCGTGGAAGCCGTCGAGGATGCGGCCATCGAGCATGGCATGACGCTGCTGATGTGCAGCACGCGCGGCGAGGCGGCGCGGGAGCAGGCGTATATCCGGCTGCTGACGCAGCAAACGGTGGTGGACGGCGTGCTGTACATTTCGCCGCGCGCCGCGCCGGAGGACGTACGGCGGCTGGCGCATGGCGCCGCGCCGCTGGTGCTGTGCAACTACGTTATGGACGACGCGCGCACACCAAGTGTGCTGGTCGATCACGTCAGCTCGATCTATCAGGCGACGCGGCATTTGCTGGCGCTCGGCCACCGCCGGATCGCGCTGTTGAGCCTCGACGCGCCGTACTATACTCCGGCACGGATGCGGCGCGAGGGCTTCGAGCGCGCCTTTGCGGAAGTGGACGCCGCGCCCGATCCGGCGCTGATCGCGGAGATCCACCAGCCGACCTATGCCAACGACGAGTGGCAGGCAACCATTCGCGACCTGCTGGACCGCGACAATCCACCTACGGCGGTCGTGGCGTTCAACGACGAGGTCGCGCTGCAAGTGTACGCCGTGTGCCGCGCGCGGGGCATCCGCATCCCGCAGGATCTGTCGGTGACGGGCTGCGACGACAGCGTATCGGGTCGCTACGTGGACCCGCCGCTGACCACGGTGCGCGTGCCCGCCTACGAGCTGGGGCAGGTGGCGGTCCGGCACTTGCTGCGGCGCATCGAGCAGCCGCGCGCCCGCCTGCCGCGCACCACGCTGCTGGACGTGGTGCTGGTGACGCGTGGCTCCTGCGCACCGCCCCATGTTAACCTTTGA
- a CDS encoding FAD binding domain-containing protein — MSLWNHYYTPTSVDDALALLAQYEGRARVIAGGTDLLLDIRQGHMAPPDALIDVTRIQGFDDVRQDGDTLFLGAGVTHTQIVQSSVITARATCLVESCGVVGGPQVRNVGTLGGNVAHALPAGDGTTSLVALDADAEIVQQGERRWVPIREMYLGPGVSLLDSTRDLLLGFRFALTRKGEATAFKRIMRPQGVALPILGCAVWMRVDDAGERIEDVRVCIGPVDRVPVRADEVEASLRGVLIAPDAFEHAVVVARDSLHPRTSKFRATAEYRVEMVETLLRRVLSLAAERARTGEAVPEGVGLE; from the coding sequence ATGAGCCTGTGGAATCATTACTATACCCCTACCTCTGTTGACGACGCGCTGGCCCTGCTGGCCCAGTACGAGGGCCGTGCGCGTGTCATTGCGGGCGGCACTGACCTGCTGCTCGACATCCGCCAGGGTCACATGGCGCCGCCTGATGCGCTGATCGACGTGACCCGCATTCAAGGTTTCGACGATGTTCGACAAGACGGCGATACGCTGTTCCTGGGCGCGGGCGTGACCCACACGCAGATCGTGCAGTCCAGTGTGATCACCGCGCGCGCAACCTGCCTGGTGGAAAGCTGCGGCGTCGTAGGCGGTCCCCAGGTGCGCAATGTCGGCACGCTGGGCGGCAACGTCGCGCATGCGCTGCCCGCCGGGGATGGCACGACGTCGCTGGTCGCGCTCGACGCGGACGCCGAAATCGTGCAGCAGGGCGAGCGGCGTTGGGTCCCGATCCGCGAGATGTATCTTGGCCCCGGCGTGTCGCTGCTCGATTCGACGCGCGACCTGCTGCTGGGCTTTCGCTTTGCGCTGACCCGCAAGGGCGAGGCGACCGCGTTCAAGCGCATCATGCGCCCGCAGGGCGTCGCGCTGCCGATTCTGGGCTGTGCGGTGTGGATGCGCGTGGATGATGCCGGGGAACGCATCGAGGACGTGCGCGTCTGCATCGGCCCGGTGGACCGTGTGCCCGTGCGCGCGGACGAAGTCGAGGCGTCGCTGCGCGGCGTGCTGATTGCGCCGGACGCGTTCGAGCACGCTGTGGTGGTTGCGCGCGACTCGCTGCACCCGCGCACGAGTAAGTTCCGCGCGACGGCTGAATATCGCGTAGAGATGGTAGAAACGCTGCTGCGCCGTGTACTGTCGCTCGCTGCTGAGCGGGCGCGCACCGGAGAGGCAGTCCCTGAAGGTGTTGGGTTGGAATAG
- a CDS encoding S1C family serine protease: protein MSDIVQQLDEELAGIVAAVRRSLVQVRYRDRSLGAGTIWHADGLIITNAHVAQRGGLTVTLPDGRTVPTRLLARDPECDLAALSVEAHDLPATPLGDARALRPGDWVMALGHPWGALGAVTAGIVVGMGADWPEILPGRNDWLVASLHLRPGHSGGPLVDAQGKLVGINTLMNGPDAGVAIPVHVAARFLKDALDDERRRSQPEGHVQAAGDPGPAEYV, encoded by the coding sequence ATGAGTGATATCGTCCAACAGCTCGACGAGGAGCTGGCCGGGATCGTCGCGGCGGTGCGGCGCAGTCTGGTGCAGGTGCGCTACCGCGATCGCAGCCTGGGCGCGGGCACGATCTGGCACGCGGACGGGCTGATCATCACCAACGCGCATGTCGCGCAGCGCGGCGGCCTGACGGTCACACTGCCGGACGGGCGCACCGTCCCGACGCGGCTGTTGGCGCGCGATCCAGAGTGCGACCTCGCGGCGCTGTCCGTGGAGGCGCACGACCTGCCCGCGACTCCGCTCGGCGACGCTCGCGCGTTGCGTCCCGGCGACTGGGTGATGGCGCTCGGCCATCCCTGGGGCGCACTCGGCGCGGTGACGGCGGGTATCGTGGTCGGCATGGGCGCGGACTGGCCGGAGATACTGCCCGGTCGCAATGACTGGCTGGTGGCGAGCCTGCACTTGCGCCCCGGCCACTCCGGCGGTCCCCTGGTGGACGCGCAGGGAAAGTTAGTCGGAATCAATACGTTGATGAACGGCCCCGACGCGGGCGTGGCGATCCCGGTTCATGTCGCGGCGCGCTTCCTGAAGGACGCGCTCGACGACGAGCGCCGCCGCTCCCAGCCGGAAGGGCACGTCCAGGCGGCAGGTGATCCCGGCCCAGCAGAATACGTGTAA
- a CDS encoding SDR family oxidoreductase has translation MASILDLFDLTGKTAVVTGGCGVLCSAIAQGLASAGARVVLLDRDTERLPNCAGMIPGEPLGLYADVLDAGMLADVADEIEDRAGPVDILVNCAGGNRATATTGDGRTFFDLPPEALRAVIDLNLMGTLIPSQVFGRHMAERGEGVILNVSSMNAFRPLTRIAGYSAAKAAVSNFTQWLAVHLAQEYGAELRVNAIAPGFFMTQQNKFLLTDEATGALTERGRQILDHTPAGRFGAPEDLLGAVLWLVSPASAFVTGVVVPIDGGFSAFSGV, from the coding sequence ATGGCTTCTATCCTCGACCTGTTCGACCTGACCGGCAAGACCGCCGTCGTGACCGGCGGCTGCGGCGTGCTGTGCTCGGCCATCGCGCAAGGGCTGGCGAGCGCCGGGGCGCGCGTCGTGCTGCTGGACCGCGACACGGAGCGCCTGCCGAACTGCGCGGGCATGATCCCCGGCGAGCCGCTCGGCCTGTACGCGGACGTGCTCGACGCCGGGATGCTGGCGGACGTGGCGGACGAGATCGAGGATCGTGCCGGGCCGGTCGATATCCTGGTCAACTGCGCGGGCGGTAATCGGGCCACCGCGACCACTGGTGATGGCCGTACGTTCTTCGACCTGCCGCCGGAGGCGCTGCGCGCCGTGATCGATCTGAACCTGATGGGCACGCTGATCCCGTCGCAGGTGTTTGGGCGCCACATGGCCGAGCGCGGCGAGGGCGTGATCCTTAACGTCTCGTCGATGAACGCGTTTCGCCCGCTGACACGCATCGCCGGGTACAGTGCGGCGAAGGCGGCGGTCAGCAACTTCACGCAGTGGCTGGCGGTGCATCTGGCGCAGGAATACGGCGCGGAACTGCGCGTCAACGCCATCGCGCCGGGTTTTTTCATGACGCAGCAGAATAAGTTTCTGCTGACCGACGAGGCGACCGGCGCGCTGACCGAACGGGGCCGCCAGATTCTCGACCACACGCCTGCGGGGCGCTTCGGCGCGCCGGAGGATCTGCTCGGCGCGGTACTGTGGCTGGTATCGCCCGCGTCCGCGTTCGTAACCGGCGTGGTGGTTCCCATCGACGGCGGCTTTAGCGCCTTTTCGGGGGTGTAA
- a CDS encoding response regulator transcription factor, with protein sequence MAESEYSPVVRVLVIADDALVRAGLAALLGDVPGIAVVGQSAAGDDLGDLAAPYAPNVIVWDLGWDAEAVLARMDGLDEAGVPVIALLSGEDAAAPAWNAGARSLLLRQAELDPLVAALRAAALGLVVLDLALAEAALVPHADPPTDPGALLTLREADVLRLLAEGLANKAIAQRLDISEHTVKFHVNSLLRKLDAQSRTEAVIEATRRGLILL encoded by the coding sequence ATGGCCGAGTCCGAATATTCCCCGGTGGTGCGAGTCCTCGTCATTGCGGACGATGCGCTGGTGCGCGCGGGGCTGGCCGCCCTGCTCGGCGACGTGCCGGGGATTGCGGTGGTGGGACAGAGCGCGGCGGGCGATGACCTGGGCGATCTGGCTGCGCCGTATGCGCCGAACGTGATTGTGTGGGATCTCGGCTGGGACGCGGAGGCGGTGCTGGCGCGTATGGACGGTTTGGACGAAGCGGGCGTGCCGGTGATCGCGCTGCTGTCCGGCGAGGACGCGGCGGCCCCAGCCTGGAACGCGGGCGCGCGCAGCCTGCTGCTGCGCCAGGCGGAGCTTGATCCGCTCGTCGCGGCGCTGCGCGCGGCGGCGCTGGGGCTGGTCGTGCTCGATCTGGCCCTGGCGGAAGCCGCGCTGGTGCCTCACGCCGATCCGCCCACCGATCCGGGCGCGCTGCTCACCCTGCGCGAGGCGGACGTGCTGCGCCTGCTGGCCGAAGGACTGGCGAACAAGGCCATCGCGCAGCGGCTGGACATCAGCGAGCACACGGTCAAGTTTCACGTCAACTCGTTGCTGCGCAAGCTCGACGCGCAGAGTCGCACCGAAGCTGTGATCGAGGCCACGCGGCGCGGGCTGATCCTGCTGTAA